One genomic region from Gemmatimonadota bacterium encodes:
- a CDS encoding radical SAM protein, producing the protein MPLLHIDETNVRSVLVPQNPPGEPITEYTLNPYSGCGLGCAYCYVMKFPFAYEYPKTWGEWVQPKMNAPFLLGKARAKIYGRKIFMGSATDPYQYIERKYRLSRRCLKVLVDCNLKALTVHTRSHLVLDDLDLLTQFGSRLRVGFSVPTNDDRVRKRTEPKAPKIGVRLKAMKRLREAGIHVTASLAPVLYCQPRQFAEQIAEAADGVYFGKMDYTDRTGIASMPKARRYFNSLTYRELIAELKAELINVGMLKSEK; encoded by the coding sequence ATGCCATTATTGCACATCGACGAGACCAATGTAAGATCGGTACTCGTGCCTCAAAATCCACCCGGCGAACCCATAACGGAATACACCCTCAACCCCTATTCTGGCTGTGGCCTGGGATGTGCCTACTGCTATGTAATGAAGTTTCCATTCGCCTACGAATATCCCAAGACATGGGGTGAGTGGGTACAGCCCAAAATGAACGCGCCTTTTTTATTGGGCAAGGCGCGTGCCAAAATTTACGGGCGCAAAATTTTCATGGGATCAGCGACCGATCCCTATCAATACATCGAGCGAAAATATCGATTGAGCCGGCGCTGCTTAAAAGTGCTGGTGGACTGCAATCTGAAGGCTCTAACCGTGCATACGCGCAGTCATCTGGTTTTGGATGACCTGGATTTATTGACGCAATTTGGCAGTCGATTGCGGGTGGGATTTTCCGTGCCGACGAATGACGACCGGGTTCGCAAACGCACAGAGCCAAAAGCACCGAAAATCGGCGTGCGTCTCAAAGCGATGAAGCGATTGCGCGAAGCTGGCATTCACGTCACCGCATCGCTCGCTCCCGTACTGTATTGTCAACCGCGCCAATTTGCCGAACAAATAGCCGAAGCAGCCGACGGGGTGTATTTTGGCAAGATGGATTATACAGATAGGACTGGAATAGCATCCATGCCAAAAGCGCGACGCTATTTTAACAGTCTTACATATCGAGAACTGATTGCAGAACTCAAAGCGGAATT